The nucleotide sequence acaactcccgtacgggctcgggagagacgaaggttgaaagtcatgcgccccccgatacacaacccaaccaagccgcactgcttcttaacacagcgcgcatccaacccggaagccaaccgctccaatgtgtcggaggaaacaccgtgcacctggcaaccttggttagcgcgcactgtgcccggcccgccacaggagtcgctggtgcgcgatgagacaaggacatccctaccggccaaccacTGCGCCACGCGGGAGGCCTGGCTGggaaactcaaggacattcagagacttgtcccgaagccactcctgcgttgtcttagtTGTGTGTtaagggttgttgtcctgttggaagatgaactttcaccccagtctgagatcctgagcgctctggagcatgttttcatcaaggatctctctgtactttgctccgttcctcTTTCTCTTGATCCtatctagtctcccagtccctgccgctgaaaaacatccccacagcatgattctgccaccaccatgcttcaccgtagggatggtgccaggtttcctccagatgtgacacttggcattcaggccaaagagttcaatcttggtttcatcagatcagactagagaatcttgtttctttgccttttggcaaactccaagagggttgtcatgtgccttttactgaggggttgcttccgtttggccactctaccataaaaggcctgattggtggagggctgcagagatggttgtcccatatccacagaggaactatggagctctgtcagagtgaccatcgggttcttggtcacctccctgaccaaggcccttctcccccgattgctcaatttggacagacggccagctctaggaaaagtcctggtggttccaaacttctcccatttaagaatgatggaggcaactgtgttcttggggaccttcaatgctgcaaaaatgttttggtacccttccccggttctgtgcctcgacacaatccaactccttcgacctcatggcttggtttttgctatgacatgcactgtcaactgtgggaccttatatagacacgtgtgtaccttttcaaatcatgtccaatcaattgagtttatcacaggtggactccaatcaagttgtagaaacatctcaaggatgaacaatggaaacaggctgcacctgagctcaatttcaagtctctttgtgtctgaatacttatgtaaataaggtatttaaatatatatatatatgtatactaaaaacatgtttttttaaatcaatttaagaataaggctttaaacgtaacaaaatgtggaaaaggggaaggggtctgaacactttccgaatgcactgtatttactTATAGCATATTCAAGCAgtcaaaagtgtagtatttggtcccatattccgaGCACGCAATGACCATGTCAatcttgtgactctacaaacttgttgcaTGCAATTTGTTTTGGTTGGATTTCGGATTATATTTCACCCAATAGGaactgaatggtgaataatgtatcgtgtcattttggagtcaatCGCATTGTAAATAAATATAGAAGATGTTTCTGAACAGTTCTActttaatgtggatgctaccatgattacggacaatcatgaataatgatgatcAAAACTCCACAATCATGAATATAGATCATACCCCCACAAAAATGCTAACcacggcctcccgggtggcgcagtggttaagtgcgcagtactgcagcgccagctgtacCACCAGAGagactgggttcgtgcccaggctctgtcataaccggccgcgactgggacACACAattggggcgacacacaattggcctagcgtcgtccgggttagggagggtttggccggtagggatgtctcatcgtgcaccagcgactcctgtggcgggccaggcgcagtgcatgctaaccaaggttgccaggtgcaccgtgtttcctccgacacattggtgcggccgTCTTCCTGATTGGATGCGCGCtttgttaagaagcagtgcggcttggttgggttgtgtatcggggggcgcatgactttcaacctttttttaaatatagaaaaaaatgctaacctcccctattATCGGTAATGgcgagaggttagtatgttttgttgttaGCCTCTGAACGTCATCTCACTCATAATTATTCATTAATGATTTTTCTTATAATCTTGCCATTATCAGGATTAATTAAAGTTTTCAGAAACATCTTATCTACTCACTTAGAAGAAAATAAAACTCCAGTCACCATTCAGTTACTATTGTGCAAAACAGAAAGAGTTTGTAAGTGTCACATGTTTGTTGTCATTGTGTGAaagaaatatgggaccaaatactaaacttttgactactctGATATGCTGTAAGTGAATTTCTCGAAATATTTAGGACTTCTTCACACTGGAGGGACAAAATACATAAAGTGCCTTCATGTGTAAAtggtaaaacagatatgtatgaaaataccctcaaataaaaagttacattttgtaCTGTCGCatcatgaaacatttgatctcaaatccaaactGATGGAGTATAGTGCCAAATGTACCATTTTAGCTTCACTGTTCAAATACATACACATGGGAGTGTATGTGGtgttatatacagtagctcaACTACCAAgtcttgtgtgtgttttttacgTGTATTTACATGTCTGTGCATGCACAGTGCAGACGTCTGCATgcttctgtgtgtgcatgtgttttgccagtctgtgtgtgtgtgtgtgcgcgcatgtatgagtgtgtgtgtacctcaggTCTCTGTGTGTAAAGGCAGGTGGTTCTCTCCAGCACTGTCTGGTCTCAGGTTCCAGTAGACAGTTGTCCACATGAACAGGGTGAGACAGGTCCAGTCTCCCCTCCTggtcccctggacaggacacacaacacaagagggccatgttcattaggcaccaaatggaagagaAATGTACTGAAATACGGAGGGACTACCTGgagttgtccaataagaaacactaatttatttttccgttgcaaaacgttttagACAGTTTTCCCATTGTGTgctctaatgaacatgacccaggtaaCACAAAGGGTGACATAACACAGAGCAGATAAGACACCTGATACAAGTCAGGGGTTAGCTATTGGGTTACACTAGAAATGGGAAAAACGTGATGAAATCTAGAGGCCTTAACCCTATTTGAATAGGAAAGCCTTGCGCCATTTTGCATTGAGACCCACAAATGTAATACATAATGAAATCAACAGAACAGATGGAAATGAACATGAAATATGAAGACGTGAAACCAAACATTTTTGGAACCATCATTCCAAGAAATAGAGGGCATTGCTTGAGTGGACCATACCTGTGATGGCGCTGCGGCACACTAGATGTGTGTAGGAGAAATGGAGTCCTGAGGGGCTCCTGAAGTAGGAGTGCAAGAGGgttctcaccctctcccccatctcatgCAGCAGCTTAGCGTCTGATTGGTTCACCATGCCGTCCTGAGCCAACTGCAGACCAGAAAAGTGTTCAACTATTCATTAGCTGTGTGGCCATGTGAGACAAAGAGCGATCGACAGATAGACAGACGGATAGATTTAATCTCCAGATGCATCGTTCTCACCTTGACAGCTCTGAGGACAGTCAGGCCCTCAAACTTCTCATGGGGGGTGTGTGGGGACCGTCGCCCCCGGTAACCGTCCCCAGCGGACGCAGCTGCCTGTCAGAGACAATACAGGAAGTCATCATGGAGGATATGAGCTTATAGCCCTGTTGGAATACTTATGCTATTGCTGAATTCCAAATCCACCCCTGGGTCATATCCCTAAGAACCATAAAGATCAGGGCCAGAATTCATAAACTATATCTAAcatccgttcaaaagtttggggtcactttgaaagaaaagctaattttttgtccattaaaataaaatcaaattgatcagaaatacagtgtagacattattaatgttgtaaattagaATTTTAGCTGGAAACAACTGATTCTTaatggaatatttacataggcgtacagaggcccattaccagcaaccatcacccctgtgttccaatggcacattgtgttagctaatccaagtttctaattttaaaaggataagtgatcattagaaaacccttttgcaattatgttagcacagctgaaaactgttgctcTGATTAAAGAACCAATACAATTGGCTTTCTTTAGActcgttgagtatctggagcatcagcatttgtgggttcgattacaggctcaaaatggccagaaacaaagacctttcttctgaaactcatcagtctattctttttctgagaaatgaaggctattcgacgcaagaaattgtcaagaaaccgaagatctcgtacaatgctgtgtactactcccttcacagaacaatgcaaactggccctaaccagaacaGAACGAGGAGTGGgagaccccggtgcacaactgagcaagaggacaagtacatcagaGTGTCTAtcttgagaaacagacgcctcacaagtcctcaactggcagcttctcaacgtcaacaatgaaGAAGCAagtccaggatgctggccttctaggcagagtttctctgtccagtATCCacgttcttttgcccatcttaatattttatttttattggccagtctgagatatggctttttctttgaaactctacctagaaggccagcatcccggagtcacctcttcactgttgaagttgagactggtgttttgcgggtactatttaatgatgctgctctgctccaaaaccaccataataaagccagactactttgcaactgcacatggggacaaagatggaactttttggagaaatgtcctctggtctgatgaaacaaaaataaaactgtttggccataatgaccatcgttatgtttggaggaaaagggggacacttgcaagccgaagaacaccataccaaccgtgaagcacgggggtggcagcatcatgttgtgggggtgctatgctgcaggagggactggtgcccttcacaaaatagatggattcatgagggaggaaaagtatgtggatatattgaagcaacatctcaagacatcattcaggaagttaaagcttggccgcAAATGGTCTcccaaatgtacaatgaccccaagcatgctaccaaatactaattgagtgtatgtaaacttctgacccactgggaatgtgatgaaaaaaataaaagctgaaataaatctttatctctactattattctgacatttcacattcttaaaataaaagtggtgatcctaactgacctaagacagggaatttttactaggactaaatgtcaggaattgtgaaaaaactgagtttaaatgtatttggctaagttgtatgtaaacttcagacttcaactgtatattcatATACAATGTACAGTATATGGCCATTGATAGGCTCTGTGTGATTTTCACTATATTGCAGTTTCAGCTATTATTTCCCATCCAATGGGAAACAGCAAAGGGACAGGGCTCATTAAAAGGGAGTCTGGTTTTCTGAGCAAATAATATGCAAGCTTACGGTCGCTAGGCGCAGTACTGTGTTGCATTCCTTCTGATCTAGAACTCCGTCCAGCACGACGCGATTAGTTCCATTTAAAGAATTGTCGTCCATGCTGATGGTGACACCAACCTGAGGAACGGGACCCCCTGGGGATGGAACAGAACGGAGGTGTGAGTGAGACACAGGAAaagggtccacacacacacacacacataaacgcaAACACAAATTTAAATCAAAGAGGTATTTATCAGATTAGCGTTTCCCAATCCCGTGACCCGAGCCAATGATGTTTTTTGTCATTACCAATCCGTCAATGTGTGCTTCTAACATGCCAAACACTAATGTTTATCCTTACCTGCGTAGAACCCACTATCGTCcatctccacctctttctctcccgcCTTCAATTTCTCATTCAGCACTTCCTTTTCTGCTCTggaaatcaaaaaggaaatggctTTCAACCGCCCAATAGCACTTCAAAGCCTCTTTCTCTCCACAATCCCGTCCTCTTTTGCATGAACTTTCTCCTTCACTTTTCCTCCTACCTCCATGTGTCTCTCAGCAACTCAGGAACAACCTCCTCTGGAGTCCAGAGATCCTATATCGGAGGACAAAAACACAAAAGGAACAAACTGCTGTATTTTTTTTATAGCCttgatatacagtagatactTTATGGCTCTGAGCCAAACCAGAACCAGCGATAATCAATAAACAACATCATCATACCGGGTCGGTGAAATTAAAGTTGAGGTTTTCCATTCCGAAGTAGAGTAGCTTTTTCTCCTGCAGTGAGCGGCTCACATACCTGGCTATCTCCTGAGTATATAAAGACAGAGACCGAggcttagagactgctgccctatgtacatagacatggaatcaatggtcactttaataatggaacactggtcactttaataaaaatataaatatattttataaatatttatatgtccctacacccgcaataacatgtTTACATACGGTTTTACTcatgtcatatgtatatactgtattctagtcaattcTTCATTCCATTCtcttacttttagatttgtgtgtgttgttgtgaattgttaaatactactgcactgttggagctaggaactaaAGCATGTTCCTACACCCGCAATAGCATcggctaaatatgtgtatgcgaccaatatctatctacagtagggagaacaagtatttgatacactgacgattttgcaggttttcctacttacaaagcatgtggaGGTCTGTAATTtacatttcaactgtgagagacggaatctaaaacaaaaatccagaaaatcacattgtatgatttttaagtaattcatttgcattttattgcatgacataagaatttgatcacctaccaaccagtaagaattccggctctcacagacctgttagtttttctttaagaagccctcctgttctccactcattacctatattaactgcacctgtttgacctcgttacctgtataaaagacacctgtccacacactcaatcaaacagactccaacctctccacaatggccaagaccagggggctgtgtaaggacatcagggttaaaattgtagacctgcacaaggctgggatgggctacaggacaataggcaagcagcttggtgagaaggcaacaactattggcgcaattattagaaaatgtaagaagttcaagatgactgtCAATCACCCtctgtctggggctccatgcaaaatCTCAcatcgtggggcatcaatgatcatgaggaaggtgagggatcagccaagaactacacggcaggacctggtcaatgacctgaagagagctgggaccacagcctcaaagaaaaccattagtaacacactacgccgtcatggattaaaatcctgcagcgcaagccagcgcatgtccaggtccgtctgaagtttgccaatgaccatctggattatccagaagaggaatgggagaaggtcatgtggtctgatgagacaaaaatgtagctttttggtctaaactccactcgccgtgtttggaggaattagaaggatgagtacaatcccaagaacaccatcccaaccgtgaagcatggaggtggaaacatcatttttTGGGGATGcgtttctgcaaaggggacaggacgactgcaccgtattgaggggaggatggatggggccatgtatcgcgagatcttggccaacaacttccttccctcagtaagagcattgaagatgggttgtggctgggtcttccagcatgacaacgacccgaaacacacagccagggaaactaaggagagtggctctgtaagaagcatctcaaggtcctggagtagcctggccagtctccagacccgaacccaatagaaaatctttggagggagctgaaagtctgtattgcccagcgacagccacCAAAACCTGaaagatctggagaaggtctgtatggaggagtgggccaaaatccctgctgcagtgtgtgcaaacctggtcaagaactacaggaaacgtatgatctctataattgcaaacaaaggtttctgtaccaaatattaagttctgcttttctgattatcaaatacttatgtcatgcaataaaatgcaaatgaattacttaaaaatcatacaatgtgattttctggatttttgttttagattcagtctcatagttgaagtttacctatgatagaaaatagacctctacatgctttgtaagtaggaaaacctgcaaaattggcagtgtatcaaatacttgttctccccactggtCTTCACAGAGTAAGATACATTATTGTATCTATAAAATTTGAGTGTCGTTTATAAAATGAAACCTCCCTATTGGGCCAGGCTAGGGGTTGTTCATTTTATGCTGAGCACCAGTAGTACCTGGGAGGGCTTTGTCCCATGTGCCTCAGTGTCACCCCCCAGTGTCTCTGTGTAGAGCTCCAGGTTACTGAGGGAGTCTTTGTCTGAGGggtagaacaggaggagagaccgCAGAGAACGCACCGCTCCTCCTAGATTGCCCGCTGCCGGaaataggtgagagagagagggagggaaatgaGCTTTGGTTGTTCACTAGATATATGTCAACTCCTGTATGAAACACCAGAGCCTTTttgaaataatacatttatttcaGGTGCCATAGTCAGGCCAGTATCATCAGCTGCAGTAGAAGCAGAGTTACCATCATAATTGTCGTTAGCGTCATCATGTGGTCATTACTGTAACTTCAGATATGACCGTTCCCCTGTCTAACCTTTGAACTGTGCGATGTGTAGATGCTCCAGCTGTGTGGGTAGGAAGTCCTCCTGGGCTGAAATCCTTCCGGGCCGCGTTGCCACCTGAGTCACACAGGCCTGCTggcaggacaggagggagagggagagtgctgGAGGACAGGAGATACAAATCACACGATAAGGAGAAGGAAAGATGAGAAAAGTAGAGAATAGCATAAGAATAAAATTAGTAGTATCCTATACATGTCAAACTAATAATAATCTTTGCTTTGTTTTGGACCAAACAAATGATGCACTGCGTGACATTATACTGTTTACAGTCAGCTGTCTTGGTAACACTCCCCCTGTAATAAGGCCTTTATAATGCTATATAACACTATCACCGTACAGACATTTTCAGCCTACTAGCCATGAGTGAGCTATAGCCCTGCATagacaaccagcttcatgaacaCAAACATGTTTTTCCCGTAACCTGTGTGGTTCAGTGGTTAGTGCCACATGTACAACCCAGCTTCCAATGTCAGCATGGGTTCAAATCCGAAACATGCCCTTCTGACTCACATTCGCTCATACTTTTTCTGTCCTCTTCACTGTCCGATCTCAACAAGGATATATAAAACCcttaaaatatatacatttttaaacaaacaaacatgttttTCTCACCTGCAGCCTTCTCAAACACCCCGTCCATtccgtcctctcctctgttctcaggGAGCCGCTGTGAGGCGACCTCACACTGCGCCCTGCACTCatcagtctgtctcagtgtctcgtTCACACACTCCATCCATTTCTCCACGGCGTGCGTCCAATCAGAGGAGGCCTCAGAGGTGAGGGCAGAGTCGTACAGGGCCTGTGGTtaatagagggatggaggttagggttaagaggAGGGACGAATGTTAGCTGGAAAGGTTGGCTATAATTGGTAAACATCAAGAACAGTCGTCGATGGCCTATACTCCCAATGGGCATAGTAAGTACGGAAAGCACGGAGACTTGCTGGAGACAAGCAAAACAAAGCAGTGGAATGAActgcatttttattttttactgttaGGCTTTAGTGATATCAAAAGTCCAGCGAAGTCCACATGATCTAGtctcatttattttttaatttatataatttataaattattttatttatttatagtaCACTCCATTAGTAACATGTTATCAGGAATGCTGTGGGTGCATGCAGAGGTTACTGTGTGAGCCCTAAGGGCTTTTACGATTGGTTAGGTACTTCAGGTGAAGCCCAGAGAGAGGAATTTGAACCCTCAGGCCACATGTGGGAATCAAAGAATATTCATGAATTTCGTTGTAAGAAATACTTATTTATGCATCCAATCTACCATTTATTTGACCatttctcagacacacacacacacacacacacacacacacacacacacacacacacacacacacacacacacacacacacacacacacacacacacacacacacacacacacacacacacacacacacacacacacacacactcacaaccctcctcctctcccactcttttTATTACccagtgtttctctgtctccatctctctatcctggAATGCGTCCTCTGTTACTCCCTCCATCCGTCTATACTTCTCAATGTTGTTCCTCATCTCCAGGTGACTGGGGTTGGCCACAAAGAACGTGTGGGCTGCTGACGCTGCCTTCTGTACTTTCCCTAGctgaggaagaagagaaggggggtgggggggtggtagAGAACGAGGTAAacgatgaagagagggaggaagaggggaggaggaaaaaaataacaggaggaggaggtcgACGACGACGAAGAAAAGTCAAAAG is from Oncorhynchus gorbuscha isolate QuinsamMale2020 ecotype Even-year linkage group LG19, OgorEven_v1.0, whole genome shotgun sequence and encodes:
- the p3h3 gene encoding prolyl 3-hydroxylase 3; the encoded protein is MALCANHNSVYVALHISLIHSLFSFFYLTSPVAGIGSSAGSASGLITSYDVLYYTGVRAYFSEEWEKAAELLEKSMSTREALFRTRRQCHKECVPAGYDSLPKLDTEKGNVWDLWAVDWVQRRAECVRFCLGRAVTPAGQLPVSADIEYEFSTRNPYNFLQVVYWKLGKVQKAASAAHTFFVANPSHLEMRNNIEKYRRMEGVTEDAFQDREMETEKHWALYDSALTSEASSDWTHAVEKWMECVNETLRQTDECRAQCEVASQRLPENRGEDGMDGVFEKAAALSLSLLSCQQACVTQVATRPGRISAQEDFLPTQLEHLHIAQFKAGNLGGAVRSLRSLLLFYPSDKDSLSNLELYTETLGGDTEAHGTKPSQEIARYVSRSLQEKKLLYFGMENLNFNFTDPDLWTPEEVVPELLRDTWRAEKEVLNEKLKAGEKEVEMDDSGFYAGGPVPQVGVTISMDDNSLNGTNRVVLDGVLDQKECNTVLRLATAAASAGDGYRGRRSPHTPHEKFEGLTVLRAVKLAQDGMVNQSDAKLLHEMGERVRTLLHSYFRSPSGLHFSYTHLVCRSAITGDQEGRLDLSHPVHVDNCLLEPETRQCWREPPAFTHRDLSAVLYLNNDFDGGELFFTDRDAKTVTARVKPTCGRLVGFSSGPVNPHGVTAVTAGRRCALALWFTKEKHHRDMEREEAEALWAADGQSVMKGREGKEEGREGTAAPARSGRSGSQSSRSRGRGRVTGGKDEL